A window from Cytobacillus sp. IB215665 encodes these proteins:
- the lon gene encoding endopeptidase La, giving the protein MGKNKQMIVPLLPLRGVLIYPTMVLHLDVGRDKSVKALEKAMMEDRHIFLSSQVDVSIEEPTIDDLYEMGTLTHVKQMLKLPNGTIRVLVEGISRAEIETYYDEGTYHSAKINTYEDPQVKGNEEEALMRTMLQLFEQYIKLSKKISAETFMTVSDIEEPGRMADIIASHLPLKIKEKQEILETTDLKERLHQVITIINNEREVLNLEKKIGQTVKRSMERTQKEYYLREQMKAIQKELGDKEGKTGEIEKLKSKIHEVGMPDQVKETALKELDRYEKIPVSSAESGVIRNYIDWLIMLPWSVSTEDSLNVKKAEKILNDEHFGLEKVKERVLEYLAVQQLTESLKGPILCLSGPPGVGKTSLAKSIAKSLNRNFVRISLGGVRDESEIRGHRRTYVGAMPGRIIQGMKKASTINPVFLLDEIDKMSSDFRGDPSSAMLEVLDPEQNHSFSDHYIEEPYDLSNVVFIATANDLSTIPGPLRDRMEIITIAGYTEIEKLHIAKDHLFPKQLKEHGMKKAVLQIRDDGLQSVIRYYTREAGVRGLERQLATICRKAAKLIVAEERKRVIITDKNIEEFLGKKIFRYGQAEIDDQVGVATGLAYTPVGGDTLSIEVSLSPGKGKLVLTGKLGDVMKESAQAAFSYIRSRAEELHIDPNFHEENDIHIHVPEGAVPKDGPSAGITMATALISALTDYPVSKEVGMTGEITLRGRVLPIGGLKEKTLSAHRAGLRKIIVPKDNEKDIEDIPESVRNDLTFILVSHLDEVLEHAILGDTI; this is encoded by the coding sequence ATGGGTAAGAATAAACAAATGATCGTTCCCCTCCTGCCTCTCCGAGGAGTATTAATCTATCCGACAATGGTATTGCATCTAGATGTCGGTCGTGATAAATCTGTGAAAGCGCTCGAAAAAGCAATGATGGAAGACCGACATATTTTCTTATCATCGCAAGTAGATGTTTCGATAGAAGAACCAACGATCGATGATCTGTACGAAATGGGGACATTAACCCATGTTAAGCAAATGCTTAAGTTGCCAAATGGTACAATTCGGGTTTTAGTAGAAGGGATTAGTAGAGCTGAAATCGAGACATATTATGATGAAGGTACTTATCACTCTGCAAAAATTAATACATATGAGGATCCGCAGGTGAAAGGCAATGAAGAAGAAGCATTGATGAGGACAATGCTACAATTATTTGAGCAATACATAAAACTATCAAAAAAAATATCGGCAGAAACGTTTATGACAGTGTCGGATATTGAAGAGCCAGGGAGAATGGCAGATATCATTGCTTCCCATTTACCGTTAAAGATTAAAGAGAAGCAAGAGATATTGGAAACAACAGATCTTAAAGAACGTCTTCATCAAGTCATTACTATCATTAATAATGAACGTGAAGTTTTAAACTTAGAGAAAAAAATAGGACAAACTGTAAAACGGTCAATGGAACGAACGCAAAAAGAGTACTATCTCCGTGAGCAAATGAAAGCAATACAAAAAGAGCTAGGAGATAAAGAAGGAAAAACTGGTGAAATTGAAAAACTAAAAAGTAAAATACATGAAGTTGGGATGCCTGACCAAGTAAAAGAAACTGCTTTAAAAGAGTTAGATAGATATGAGAAAATACCTGTTAGCTCTGCTGAGAGTGGTGTAATTAGAAATTATATTGATTGGTTAATTATGTTACCTTGGTCTGTTTCTACAGAGGATAGTTTAAATGTCAAAAAAGCTGAAAAGATCTTAAACGATGAGCATTTCGGTCTTGAAAAAGTGAAAGAACGTGTTCTTGAATACTTAGCAGTGCAGCAGTTAACCGAATCGTTAAAAGGACCAATTTTATGCCTGTCCGGCCCTCCAGGGGTAGGTAAGACATCACTGGCTAAGTCTATAGCTAAATCATTAAATAGAAATTTTGTCCGTATTTCCCTTGGTGGTGTCCGTGATGAATCAGAGATTAGGGGGCACCGGAGAACATATGTAGGGGCGATGCCAGGTAGAATTATTCAAGGTATGAAAAAAGCATCAACTATCAATCCGGTATTTCTATTGGATGAAATTGATAAAATGTCAAGTGATTTTCGTGGAGATCCATCTTCTGCAATGCTAGAAGTACTTGATCCAGAACAAAACCATTCATTTAGTGACCACTATATTGAAGAACCATATGATTTATCTAATGTAGTATTTATTGCTACTGCTAATGATTTATCTACAATTCCAGGACCGCTTCGAGATAGAATGGAAATAATTACCATTGCTGGTTATACTGAAATTGAAAAACTGCATATTGCAAAGGACCATTTATTTCCTAAGCAGCTGAAAGAACATGGTATGAAAAAAGCAGTATTACAAATTAGAGATGATGGATTACAGAGTGTTATAAGATATTACACACGTGAAGCAGGTGTTCGTGGATTAGAACGTCAGCTCGCAACAATATGTAGAAAAGCAGCTAAGTTAATTGTTGCAGAAGAACGCAAAAGAGTAATCATTACTGATAAGAATATTGAAGAATTTTTAGGGAAAAAAATATTTCGTTACGGTCAAGCTGAAATAGATGACCAAGTTGGTGTGGCAACTGGGCTTGCATATACTCCTGTTGGAGGAGATACGTTATCAATAGAAGTTTCACTTTCTCCAGGTAAGGGGAAGCTTGTTTTAACTGGTAAACTTGGTGATGTAATGAAAGAATCAGCACAAGCTGCATTCAGTTACATACGATCTAGAGCAGAAGAGCTTCATATTGATCCTAATTTCCATGAAGAGAATGATATCCACATTCATGTCCCTGAAGGTGCAGTACCTAAAGATGGTCCATCAGCTGGAATTACTATGGCAACAGCACTTATTTCTGCATTAACGGATTATCCTGTTAGTAAAGAAGTTGGTATGACTGGAGAAATTACCCTTCGTGGAAGAGTGCTTCCTATAGGAGGACTGAAAGAAAAAACGTTAAGTGCTCATCGAGCTGGCTTAAGGAAAATTATTGTTCCAAAAGATAATGAAAAAGATATTGAGGATATTCCAGAAAGTGTGAGAAATGATTTGACCTTCATACTCGTTTCTCATTTAGATGAAGTCTTGGAACATGCGATTTTAGGAGATACTATATGA
- the yihA gene encoding ribosome biogenesis GTP-binding protein YihA/YsxC: MKVTDAEIVISAVKPEQYPNAERFPEFALAGRSNVGKSSFINKMIHRKNLARTSSKPGKTQTLNFYLLNESVYFVDVPGYGYAKVSKKEREAWGKMIEKYLTTREPLRAVILLIDLRHPPSNDDVIMYDFLKHYEIPTIVIATKADKIPKGKWEKHAKVIRQDLQLDPNDQLILFSSETGKGKVEAWSALNKFM; encoded by the coding sequence ATGAAAGTTACAGATGCAGAAATAGTTATTAGTGCAGTGAAGCCAGAACAGTATCCAAATGCAGAGAGGTTTCCAGAATTTGCTTTAGCAGGAAGATCAAATGTTGGTAAATCTTCCTTTATAAATAAAATGATCCATCGTAAAAATTTAGCTAGAACATCATCAAAACCAGGTAAGACACAAACGTTAAACTTTTATTTGCTTAATGAATCAGTATATTTTGTTGATGTACCCGGTTATGGCTATGCAAAAGTGTCTAAGAAGGAACGGGAAGCATGGGGGAAAATGATCGAGAAGTATCTTACTACACGTGAGCCATTACGTGCGGTAATTTTATTAATAGATCTTCGTCATCCACCTTCCAACGATGATGTGATTATGTATGACTTTTTAAAGCATTATGAAATTCCTACTATTGTAATTGCAACAAAGGCAGATAAGATCCCAAAGGGTAAATGGGAAAAACATGCTAAAGTTATTCGTCAGGACCTACAACTCGATCCTAACGATCAGTTAATACTATTTTCATCTGAAACAGGCAAAGGAAAAGTAGAGGCCTGGTCAGCTTTAAATAAGTTTATGTAA
- a CDS encoding LiaI-LiaF-like domain-containing protein, with translation MKKQSIFSSIILIGFGIYLLVQQLNIKITPGFYTWPTWLLIIGTALLAHAYITKQYNNILPGFILFGFGIHFQNFFNLPFWPDNHVMLLFIISIGLLLQYTKLKTGLIQGLLLLFIALLFLFNNEIMNWIGNLENTTSSISSFWPFILIAIGLYILFFRKG, from the coding sequence ATGAAGAAACAGAGCATTTTTTCAAGCATTATCCTTATAGGATTTGGGATTTATTTGCTCGTTCAACAACTAAACATTAAAATAACTCCAGGTTTCTACACATGGCCTACTTGGCTGTTAATCATCGGAACCGCTTTGCTAGCTCACGCATACATAACTAAGCAATATAACAATATTTTACCTGGATTCATTTTATTTGGCTTCGGCATTCATTTTCAAAATTTCTTTAATTTACCCTTTTGGCCAGATAATCATGTCATGCTATTATTTATTATATCCATAGGATTATTATTACAGTATACAAAATTAAAAACAGGATTGATTCAAGGGTTACTATTATTGTTTATAGCTCTATTGTTTCTATTTAATAACGAGATTATGAATTGGATTGGCAATCTCGAAAATACTACATCAAGCATATCAAGTTTCTGGCCATTCATTCTTATTGCTATCGGTTTATATATTCTATTTTTCAGAAAGGGCTAA
- the hemA gene encoding glutamyl-tRNA reductase, with protein sequence MHIIVVGVNYKTAPVEIREKLTFDANRLHEAMKALQKQKSILENVIISTCNRTEVYAVVDQLHTGRYYIKAFLADWFNLDKDEVSPYLTIFESDGAIEHLFNVTCGLKSMVLGETQILGQVRSSFLLAQEAQTTGTIFNQLFKQVITLAKRAHSETEISSNAMSISYAAVELAKKIFGQLTNKHVLILGAGKMGELAVENLHGNGVKQVTVVNRTMEKAESLAERFSGQAKSMEDIQQAIVEADIMISSTGAKGYVINKAMMEQVKKMRKGRPIFMVDIAVPRDLDPQLAELDNVFLYDIDDLEDIVQANLAEREKASIQIELMIESEIVMFKQWLNTLGVVPVISALRQRALEVQAETMRSIDRKLPNLSERERKVINKHTKSIVNQLLKDPILGAKEIAAEDNAEESLQLFMKIFNIEEAVKVELDKQQVQQLATAKQLSLHSS encoded by the coding sequence GTGCATATCATCGTTGTTGGGGTAAATTATAAAACAGCACCTGTCGAAATTCGTGAAAAATTGACTTTTGATGCAAATAGATTACATGAGGCAATGAAAGCTTTGCAAAAGCAAAAGAGTATATTAGAAAATGTTATTATTTCAACATGTAATCGAACTGAAGTCTATGCTGTTGTTGATCAATTGCATACAGGTCGATACTATATAAAAGCTTTTTTAGCAGACTGGTTTAATTTAGATAAAGATGAGGTATCGCCGTATTTAACGATATTTGAAAGTGATGGTGCGATTGAGCACCTATTTAATGTCACATGTGGCTTAAAGTCAATGGTTTTAGGTGAGACACAAATATTAGGTCAGGTTCGGTCAAGTTTCTTATTAGCTCAGGAGGCGCAAACGACTGGCACAATTTTCAACCAGTTATTTAAACAAGTAATCACATTAGCAAAACGTGCGCATTCGGAAACTGAAATTTCTTCAAATGCAATGTCTATCAGCTATGCTGCAGTTGAGCTTGCAAAGAAGATTTTTGGTCAGTTAACAAATAAACATGTGTTAATTTTAGGTGCAGGTAAGATGGGAGAACTAGCAGTCGAAAATCTTCATGGCAATGGTGTAAAACAAGTTACGGTAGTTAATAGAACGATGGAAAAAGCTGAATCCCTAGCCGAGCGCTTTTCTGGACAAGCTAAGTCAATGGAAGATATACAGCAAGCTATAGTAGAAGCTGATATAATGATAAGTTCGACTGGAGCTAAGGGTTATGTTATAAACAAAGCTATGATGGAACAAGTTAAAAAAATGAGAAAAGGTAGACCTATATTTATGGTCGATATTGCTGTTCCTCGCGATTTAGATCCACAGCTTGCAGAGCTTGATAATGTATTTTTGTATGATATTGATGATTTAGAGGATATAGTACAAGCTAATTTAGCGGAGCGAGAAAAGGCTTCAATACAAATTGAGTTAATGATTGAGTCAGAAATAGTGATGTTTAAACAATGGCTTAATACATTAGGAGTTGTACCTGTTATCTCTGCACTTAGACAACGTGCTCTTGAAGTTCAAGCTGAAACGATGAGAAGCATCGATCGTAAACTACCGAACCTTTCAGAACGAGAAAGAAAAGTAATTAATAAACATACAAAGAGCATTGTTAATCAATTGCTAAAAGATCCAATCTTGGGAGCAAAAGAAATAGCAGCGGAAGATAATGCTGAAGAGTCATTACAACTCTTTATGAAAATATTTAATATTGAAGAAGCGGTAAAGGTTGAGCTAGACAAGCAGCAAGTTCAACAGCTTGCGACTGCAAAACAGCTATCTCTTCATAGTTCATAA
- a CDS encoding cytochrome c biogenesis protein codes for MIDIYMTRLYEFTVCIYAVSVLLYFVDFLHNNRKANKVAFWLLSIVWCLQTIFLFLRMMETGRFPILTLFEGLYFYAWVLITLSLVINRLLRVDFIVFFTNVLGFFVMALHTFAPNHEQSVAGAEQLMSELLVIHITMTILSYGAFTLSFIFTTLYLIQYNLLKQKRWGKRLLRIEDLTKLDHMSYVLNVIGVPMLLLGLILGLIWAYIQIPNFHWYDVKVLGSFTVLIVYGVYLYMRVGRNLQGKTLATWNVASFLVLLINFFLFGSLSRFH; via the coding sequence ATGATAGATATATATATGACAAGGCTATATGAGTTTACCGTATGTATATATGCAGTAAGTGTACTGCTATATTTTGTTGACTTTCTTCATAATAACCGGAAGGCTAATAAAGTTGCCTTCTGGTTACTTTCTATTGTTTGGTGCTTACAAACAATTTTTTTGTTTCTGAGAATGATGGAAACAGGGCGCTTTCCTATTTTGACGCTCTTTGAAGGACTCTATTTTTATGCATGGGTATTGATTACGTTATCACTTGTAATTAATCGTCTGTTACGAGTGGACTTTATTGTTTTTTTTACGAACGTACTAGGCTTTTTTGTAATGGCCTTACATACATTCGCGCCTAATCATGAACAATCTGTCGCTGGCGCCGAGCAACTCATGTCAGAATTATTAGTGATTCATATTACAATGACTATATTGTCATATGGAGCATTTACATTATCTTTTATTTTTACCACACTATATTTGATTCAATATAATTTGCTAAAACAAAAGAGATGGGGAAAACGTTTGCTTCGTATAGAAGACCTCACTAAATTGGATCATATGTCTTATGTGTTAAACGTAATTGGGGTACCAATGCTACTACTAGGGTTAATTTTAGGCTTGATATGGGCTTATATCCAAATTCCTAATTTTCATTGGTATGATGTGAAAGTCCTTGGCTCGTTTACGGTTTTAATTGTATACGGGGTTTATCTATATATGCGTGTGGGTAGGAATTTACAAGGGAAAACGCTTGCGACATGGAATGTGGCTTCATTTTTAGTACTTCTTATTAATTTTTTTCTATTCGGAAGTCTATCTAGATTTCATTAA
- the hemC gene encoding hydroxymethylbilane synthase — protein MRKIIVGSRKSKLALTQTNWVIDTLKQLGVPFEFEVKEIVTKGDKILDVTLSKVGGKGLFVKEIEQAMLNKEIDMAVHSMKDMPAVLPEHLTIGCIPKREDPRDVIISKGDIPFEQLPSGAIIGTSSLRRAAQLLALRSDIEIKWIRGNIDTRLRKLENNEYEAIVLAAAGLARMGWKDDVVTEYLEPISCLPAVGQGALGIECRSDDMDLLNELAKLNDKETSRTTEAERTFLDKMEGGCQVPIAGYAQINQHDEIVLHALVAAPDGETIFKETITGTNPEEVGILAAMKLTKMGAKNLIDQVKEELNQ, from the coding sequence ATGCGAAAAATAATTGTAGGTTCTCGTAAAAGTAAATTAGCGTTAACTCAAACTAATTGGGTAATAGATACTTTAAAGCAATTAGGCGTTCCATTTGAGTTTGAAGTGAAAGAAATTGTTACAAAAGGTGATAAAATTCTTGATGTGACCTTATCAAAGGTTGGCGGAAAAGGGTTGTTTGTTAAAGAAATCGAACAAGCTATGCTAAATAAAGAAATTGATATGGCCGTTCATAGTATGAAGGATATGCCAGCTGTTTTACCAGAACATTTAACGATTGGCTGTATTCCAAAACGTGAGGACCCAAGAGATGTCATAATTTCAAAAGGTGACATTCCTTTTGAGCAGCTCCCAAGTGGAGCAATAATTGGAACAAGTAGTTTACGAAGAGCAGCACAGCTGCTAGCACTTCGCTCCGATATAGAGATTAAATGGATTCGAGGTAATATTGATACTCGCTTAAGAAAATTAGAAAATAACGAATATGAAGCAATTGTTTTAGCAGCAGCAGGATTAGCACGTATGGGGTGGAAAGATGATGTAGTAACTGAATATCTTGAGCCGATAAGTTGTTTACCTGCTGTCGGTCAGGGCGCACTTGGAATTGAGTGTCGCAGTGATGATATGGACCTTTTGAATGAACTGGCAAAATTAAATGATAAAGAAACTTCTCGAACTACTGAAGCAGAGCGTACATTTCTTGATAAGATGGAAGGTGGCTGTCAAGTTCCAATTGCGGGGTATGCTCAAATTAACCAGCATGATGAAATTGTATTACATGCACTCGTAGCTGCACCTGATGGTGAAACAATCTTTAAAGAAACGATCACCGGAACAAACCCAGAGGAAGTAGGTATATTAGCTGCTATGAAGCTTACGAAAATGGGGGCCAAAAACCTCATTGACCAAGTGAAAGAGGAGCTTAATCAATAA
- a CDS encoding uroporphyrinogen-III synthase, with protein sequence MDNMLPLHNKKILVTRGKQQAKGFAEKIVELGGIAVEIPLISIIPANYTHESKMIVNELHEYQWLIFSSANGVHFFFQQFQEQLECNVLFPQIAVVGKRTLEALQQYGHEASVVPKQFVQESLLEALYPYLNSVDRILNVRGNLSRDTFKSQLISNGYDVTDLVVYQTIENSQSKHNLYKLLSNDDIDVITFASSSAVKNFVSLLNGHSIDHYIRGCIVACIGPITKETATKLGITVHICPKEYTLDSMLQELVLYYNRVSN encoded by the coding sequence ATGGATAATATGTTACCTCTTCATAACAAAAAAATACTTGTGACAAGAGGTAAACAGCAAGCAAAAGGCTTTGCTGAGAAAATTGTAGAACTTGGAGGTATCGCGGTAGAAATTCCACTAATTTCTATCATTCCTGCAAATTATACACATGAAAGTAAAATGATTGTGAATGAGCTACATGAATATCAATGGCTTATTTTCTCAAGCGCAAATGGCGTACATTTCTTTTTTCAACAATTTCAGGAGCAGCTAGAATGTAACGTATTATTTCCGCAGATTGCTGTAGTAGGAAAAAGAACTTTAGAAGCATTACAACAGTATGGACACGAAGCGTCAGTTGTACCAAAACAGTTTGTACAAGAAAGTTTATTAGAGGCATTATATCCATATTTGAATTCGGTAGATCGAATTTTAAATGTTCGAGGGAATCTTTCACGTGATACGTTTAAGTCTCAGTTAATTAGCAACGGATATGATGTAACAGATTTGGTCGTTTATCAAACAATTGAGAACAGCCAGAGTAAACATAATTTATATAAATTGCTCTCAAATGATGACATAGATGTCATCACATTTGCGAGTTCCTCAGCTGTCAAAAACTTTGTATCATTATTAAATGGGCATTCGATAGATCACTACATCCGAGGCTGTATAGTCGCTTGTATCGGCCCAATTACGAAAGAAACAGCAACTAAACTTGGTATAACCGTGCATATATGTCCAAAAGAGTATACGCTTGATAGTATGCTGCAAGAGCTTGTTCTGTATTATAACCGAGTGTCAAATTAA
- the hemB gene encoding porphobilinogen synthase, with the protein MKDINFSRYRRLRQSANVRRMVRETHLHVEDFIYPLFVVEGENQKNPVSSMPGVYQYSLDRLNEEVSEIVELGIPSVIVFGVPNEKDDVGSQAYHDHGIVQDAIRQLKASFPELVVIADTCLCQYTDHGHCGIIQDGQVLNDPSLNLLVKTAISQAKAGADIIAPSNMMDGFVAAIRQGLDEAGFEYIPIMSYGVKYASAFYGPFRDAAHGAPQFGDRKTYQMDPANRLEALREAQSDVEEGADFLIVKPALSYLDIIRDMQNNINIPFVAYNVSGEYSMIKAAAQNGWLNEQEVVLEKLTSMKRAGVDLIITYFAKDAARWLTEK; encoded by the coding sequence ATGAAAGATATTAATTTTTCCCGTTATCGTAGGCTGCGTCAATCAGCTAATGTCCGAAGAATGGTACGAGAGACACATTTACACGTTGAAGATTTCATTTATCCTCTATTTGTGGTAGAAGGAGAGAACCAGAAAAACCCTGTTTCATCCATGCCTGGCGTTTATCAATATTCACTTGATCGTCTTAACGAAGAAGTATCCGAAATTGTTGAACTTGGGATACCATCTGTCATTGTCTTCGGGGTACCTAATGAGAAAGATGATGTTGGCTCTCAAGCATATCATGACCATGGAATTGTTCAAGATGCTATACGACAACTTAAAGCATCTTTTCCTGAGCTTGTCGTTATAGCAGATACATGCCTCTGTCAATATACAGATCATGGGCATTGCGGAATTATCCAAGATGGACAAGTTTTGAATGACCCGTCATTAAATTTACTCGTGAAAACAGCGATAAGCCAGGCAAAAGCTGGGGCTGATATTATTGCTCCTTCTAATATGATGGATGGTTTTGTAGCAGCAATTCGTCAAGGCTTAGATGAAGCGGGCTTTGAGTATATTCCAATTATGTCTTATGGTGTAAAGTATGCATCTGCTTTCTATGGCCCCTTTAGAGATGCGGCTCATGGTGCGCCACAGTTTGGGGATCGTAAAACATACCAAATGGACCCAGCAAACCGTTTGGAAGCACTTCGTGAAGCTCAATCTGACGTAGAAGAAGGAGCGGACTTTCTCATTGTCAAACCGGCTCTTTCATATTTAGACATCATTAGAGATATGCAAAACAATATTAACATCCCATTTGTAGCTTATAACGTAAGCGGTGAATATTCGATGATTAAAGCAGCAGCACAAAATGGTTGGTTGAATGAACAAGAGGTCGTTTTAGAAAAATTGACAAGTATGAAGCGAGCTGGAGTTGATCTAATCATAACCTACTTTGCTAAAGATGCAGCCCGTTGGTTAACTGAGAAGTAA
- the hemL gene encoding glutamate-1-semialdehyde 2,1-aminomutase, protein MRSYQKSIEAFEKAQQLMPGGVNSPVRAFKSVDMNPIFMKKGKGSKIYDIDGNEYIDYVLSWGPLIHGHANERVVEAIKKVTEDGTSFGAPSLIENDLAQLVIERVPSIEVIRMVSSGTEATMSALRLARGYTSRNKIMKFEGCYHGHGDSLLIKAGSGVATLGLPDSPGVPEGVAKNTITVPYNDLNSVKYAFEQFGDDIAGVIVEPVAGNMGVVPPQEGFLEGLREITEEYGSLLIFDEVMTGFRVAYHCAQGYFGVTPDITCLGKVIGGGLPVGAYGGKAEIMNQIAPSGPIYQAGTLSGNPLAMTAGYETLIQLTPESYAQFEQKADLLEEGLSAAARKYEIPHTINRAGSMIGFFFTDEQVSNYEMAKKSNLAYFATFYKAMSEQGVFLPPSQFEGLFLSTAHTHEDIHHTIHSAEIAFSKLKS, encoded by the coding sequence ATGCGAAGCTATCAAAAGTCAATTGAAGCATTTGAAAAAGCACAACAACTTATGCCAGGTGGAGTGAATAGTCCTGTTCGTGCATTTAAATCTGTTGATATGAATCCGATCTTTATGAAAAAGGGTAAAGGATCAAAAATATACGATATTGATGGAAATGAATATATAGATTATGTTTTGTCGTGGGGACCACTTATTCATGGACATGCAAATGAAAGAGTAGTAGAAGCAATTAAAAAAGTAACTGAAGATGGCACAAGCTTTGGAGCACCATCATTAATCGAAAATGATCTTGCCCAGCTTGTTATTGAGCGCGTACCATCCATTGAAGTAATTAGAATGGTTAGCTCAGGTACAGAGGCAACAATGAGTGCTCTTCGTTTAGCCCGAGGTTATACTTCTCGCAATAAAATAATGAAGTTTGAAGGTTGTTATCATGGACACGGAGATTCATTATTAATTAAAGCTGGATCAGGAGTTGCAACACTCGGCTTACCTGACAGTCCTGGTGTGCCAGAGGGTGTTGCGAAAAATACTATTACAGTTCCTTATAATGATCTCAATAGTGTCAAATATGCTTTTGAGCAATTTGGTGATGATATTGCTGGTGTGATCGTTGAACCGGTTGCTGGTAATATGGGGGTTGTACCACCTCAGGAGGGCTTTCTAGAAGGACTAAGGGAAATTACTGAGGAGTATGGTTCATTATTAATCTTTGATGAAGTTATGACAGGATTTAGAGTTGCGTATCATTGTGCACAAGGGTATTTTGGTGTTACCCCAGATATAACATGCCTAGGAAAAGTTATTGGCGGTGGTCTTCCAGTAGGTGCATACGGTGGAAAAGCGGAAATAATGAATCAAATCGCTCCGAGTGGACCAATTTATCAAGCAGGTACACTTTCTGGTAACCCACTTGCAATGACAGCTGGTTATGAAACATTGATCCAGTTAACACCTGAATCATATGCACAATTTGAACAGAAAGCAGATCTTTTAGAGGAAGGTCTATCAGCAGCAGCACGTAAATATGAAATTCCACATACAATCAATCGTGCTGGTTCAATGATCGGCTTCTTCTTTACAGATGAACAAGTATCAAATTATGAAATGGCAAAAAAATCTAATTTAGCTTATTTTGCTACATTTTATAAAGCTATGTCTGAACAAGGTGTCTTTTTGCCACCATCTCAGTTTGAAGGGCTATTCTTATCAACTGCTCATACGCATGAAGATATTCATCATACAATTCACAGTGCGGAAATTGCTTTTTCAAAGCTTAAATCGTAA
- the spoVID gene encoding stage VI sporulation protein D, with the protein MTQEEQSSLRFSIEESVWFQKGQEVSELLSISLDPDIMIEEHDQYITIRGSLQLSGEYRIDENAVHEDVRAFPGRVVNTVITREDGVSELKHVFPVDITIPKTRIDRMDDVYISINSFDYEIPQTRCLEVFADLSISGIYDHHQSEVIRESEYYEEIIEHDEGQDGIERVEVNEVDSVGHVNDGEDVVQVGIEEDLYDPFEVEVRKQVEEDVLDSAESAESNVPSIDVYSPQVELKGREETDLVLNFERHSEERTEVQTKEIKVREEAMVGDESEAIRDENALYLTKIFGKEEHEGDFSQVKMCFVQQGDSVHSISERYDVSVQQLLRVNHLEQEHDIYEGQILYIPIYIDSKV; encoded by the coding sequence GTGACACAAGAAGAGCAATCGTCGCTGCGATTTTCAATTGAAGAGTCGGTTTGGTTTCAAAAGGGACAGGAAGTCTCTGAACTTTTATCAATTTCTTTAGATCCTGATATTATGATTGAAGAGCATGATCAATATATTACAATTCGTGGTTCGCTTCAGCTATCAGGTGAATACAGAATAGATGAAAATGCTGTACATGAAGACGTCAGAGCGTTTCCTGGGAGGGTTGTTAATACTGTTATTACACGAGAAGATGGCGTAAGTGAGCTAAAGCATGTTTTTCCTGTTGATATAACAATTCCGAAGACTCGAATTGATCGTATGGATGACGTGTATATTTCAATAAATTCATTTGATTATGAAATTCCTCAAACAAGGTGTTTAGAAGTGTTTGCAGACCTTTCTATAAGTGGAATATATGATCATCACCAATCTGAGGTTATAAGAGAAAGTGAGTATTATGAGGAAATCATAGAGCATGATGAGGGCCAGGATGGGATCGAACGGGTGGAAGTAAATGAAGTCGATTCAGTGGGTCATGTAAATGATGGAGAAGATGTGGTTCAAGTTGGAATTGAAGAAGACTTGTATGATCCATTCGAAGTTGAAGTCAGAAAACAAGTGGAAGAAGATGTTTTAGATTCAGCAGAAAGTGCTGAAAGTAATGTACCAAGTATAGATGTCTATAGTCCACAGGTTGAATTAAAAGGTAGAGAAGAAACTGATTTAGTATTAAACTTTGAAAGGCACAGTGAAGAACGTACTGAGGTTCAAACAAAGGAAATAAAGGTCAGAGAAGAAGCGATGGTAGGGGACGAATCTGAAGCAATACGTGATGAAAATGCACTATATTTAACTAAGATATTTGGCAAAGAGGAGCACGAAGGAGATTTTTCACAAGTGAAAATGTGTTTTGTTCAACAAGGTGATTCCGTACATTCCATATCAGAAAGGTATGATGTATCTGTTCAACAGCTTTTGCGAGTAAATCATCTCGAACAAGAACATGACATTTATGAAGGACAAATATTATATATACCTATCTACATTGATAGTAAAGTTTAA